GGCGTACCCGGGCAGGTGGAAATCACTCAACTGCGAAGCACTAAAGTTTGTTCGGGGAGCCAAGGTTCTGCCGGTGTTGAAAGCCCATTCGGTTGGGAATCCTGAAGGCAGCGCAAGAGGCGCCCACTTGAAGGGTGGATGTTTGTCTGCTCGAGTGATTTCCACCCGCCCGGGTGCTTTTCGTATACTAAAGTCAGAAGTGATTGACAAAAACTTCTGGCTTTATTGTTTTTTTGGGATGAGTGGATATCATGGGGCTGAAGGGATGTTTTAAACCTTGAGGCTCGACCTCGCAAAAATCTCTGCGCACATCAAGCGCCTTCGGAGATTCATCCCTTCCAAACAGACCACCTAGCCGGGAGCAGACAAAGCTTCCGGCTTTTACGTCTCCGGTCGGCAGTAAGGAGACGGTGGGGAAGAAAGGGCGCGGTGCTTTTTGGGACCATGATCCCGTCAAAAAAAACGCCGGACTTCCGCTCACTCTCGAAAACTTGATCAAGCCTAATGGGGACGAAGATCCCGAATCAAGGACGAAAAGAAGCGAAGAGGGAAGCGGAAGGGAACAAAGGTCACAAGAAAGGAGAAACAAGAATGGAAGGACCGTGCATCGCAATCGACGTGTCGAAGGATGAAAGCCATATCCAGGGGTACATGACCCTGGGAGAACCGATCGGGGACGCAGCCTCGATCGGTCATGACAAGGAGGGATTCACAAGACTGGAGGAATTAGGCAAGGAATTAACCATGAGGGTGGGAAGACCGCCGGCAGCGGTGTTCGAGGCGACGGGAATCTACCATCGCGGACTGCAAAGTCATCTAGAAAGCATCAAGATGACGTATTACATCGTCAATCCGCTCCTAGCGGCGAAATGTCGCAAACAAGAGTTGCGGACGAAGAAGACGGATGTCCGCGACTGCAAGAACCTCGCCAAAGTGTACTATACGACCGAACTCAGGGTCACGACGACGGCGGATGAAAACTACTATCGGATGCGGCAACTGAGCCGTTATTACGAGGATCTCCTCAATCATCTGCGAAAGTGCAAGGTCGGATTCACGGAGGCGCTCGACGTGGTGCATCCCGGCTATCGAGACATATTCGATGACCCGTACACAGCGACTTCGTTCGCACTTCTGAAGGTATATCCGCATCCATCCACGCTAGAACGAAGAAAGCCGGAGACGGTCGCGCGGATCCTCGAAAAGCAGGGCGATCACGGTGTGGTGTGGTGCTTCGAAAAGGCGGAGCAAGCGATTCGGCATGCGCAGTCGTGCGTCTCCGGGTGCAAAGCGACGGACGTCAATGTCGATATTCTGCTGGGAGAACTCGAGCAAGTCGAAGCATATCAAAAACGCATCGCCGAGGTCCTGAAACAGATCGTCGAGCAAGCGAAGACGCTTCCGGAGTTCCGTCTCCTGACAAGCGTCCCGGGCATCGGCGAGAACCTTGCGGCCAGGATCATGGCGGAGGTCGGGGACATCAAACGGTTCGCCAGAAGCAAGCAACTGGCCGCCTATGCGGGACTCGATCCGATCGTGTACCAGTCCGGACAAATGGACGGACTTCATCTCCGTATTTCGAAGAAAGGGAACAAGCGTCTGCGTTGTCTCGTCTACCTGGCTGCCCGTTGCGGCCTGGCACAACGGACAACGAACGTTATCAGGGATTTCTACAACAAAAAGACGCGGCAGGCACACCCGTTGTGTGCCAAAGCCGCGTCCGTTGCCTGCGCCCATAAATTACTGCGAATCATTCATGGGGTGTGCGTAACGGGAACTCAATTCCGTTAACCGATTGTAGTATACCATATTTTGAAATTCAACTGAATACACTTCAGTGTTTTTGTCATACAAAAAAGACAGAGTCAAAAAAACAGAGCAAGGACTTGACTTCACTTACCTAATTTTTTTACGCGGTTGTCGCCGCGGGGCGGACATGGTATAATGAATGCAGACGGAACGGCGCGCTCCGGCGCCCGAGGAGGACCATGATGAAGAAACTGCTCTACGAACTCACGATGCTGAACGGAATCCCGGCGAACGAGCGCCGTGTCCGCAAGTACTTCGAAGAAGCGGTCCGCGGAAAGGCGGAAGTCTCGTTCGACAACCTCGGCTCGGTGATCGCGACCAAGGTCGGCATCGCCGACGGTCCGCGGATCATGGTCGCCGGCCACATGGACGAAATCGGCTTCATCGTCTCCGAGATCACCAAGGAAGGCTACGTCAAGTTCATCCCCGCGGGCGGCTGGTGGGGGCACGTCGTCCTCGGCCAGCTGTTCACGATCACGACCGCCGACGACAGGACGATCCACGGCGTCACCGGTTCGAAGCCCCCGCACATCCTGAAGGACGAGGAGAAGACCAAGGTCGTCGACCTCAAGGACGTGTACCTCGACCTCGGCGTCGCCTCGAAGGAGGCCGTGCTCGCGCTCGGCATCAGGATTGGCGACATGATCACTCCGTCGATCGAATCGCGCGACCTCGCCGATCCGAAATACATCCTCGCCAAGGCGCTCGACAACCGCATCGGCATCGCGCTCGCGATCGAAGTCCTCGAACGTCTCCAGGACATTCCGCATCCGAACGTCTACTACGGCGTCGGCACCGTCCAGGAAGAGGTCGGCACCCGTGGCGCCGGCACCGCGAGCTACCGGATCGGACCCGACATCGGCATCGCCCTCGACGTCACGATCGCCCACGACTATCCGGGCGGATCACGGGAGACCGAACTCGGCAAGGGACCTTGCCTGATGATCTACGACTCCTCGATGGTCGGACACGTCGACCTCCGGCAGTTCGCCCTCGCGATCTGCGAGGAACTCGGCATCCCCTACCAGCTCTCCTACCTCCGCCAGGGCGGCACCGACGCCGGCAAGATGCACGTCTCGAAGGTCGGCTGTCCGTCGATCGCGATCTGTCTCGCCAGCCGCTACATCCACTCGCACACCTCGATCATCCATGCGGACGACTACGAGAACGCCGTGAAGCTCGTCGTCGAGATGGTGAAGCGCCTCGACCGCAAGACGGTCGACGAGATCACCTACCGCTGAAGGCCATGCGGGTCATCGCCGGCGAGTACCGCCGCCGCCTTCTGAAGGAAGCCGACGGCGCGACCACCCGCCCGACCACCGACAAGAACCGCGAGATGGTCTTCAACGTCCTCGGCCAATATTTCGACGGCGGCGCCGCGCTCGACCTCTACGCCGGAACCGGCGCGATGGGGATCGAGGCGCTCTCGCGCGGCGTCTCCACCTGCGTCTTCGTCGATCGCGACCCGGTCGCGATCCGCACGATCGACGACAACCTGCGGACGCTCACGATCTCTCGAGAGCGCGGCACTACCGTCCGCGCCGACGCGGACGTCTGGCTCCGCGACCACGGAAAGACGCGCTTCGACCTCGTCTTCCTCGATCCGCCGTACGCCCAGGGCGCCGTCCCCGAGGCGATCCGGGCGATCGCGGAAGCGAAGATGCTTCGACCCGAGGGAATTCTCGTGGCCGAGACGGACCGGACGTTCGAGAATCCGGCAAACATCGCCGGAATCGCGCTCTATCGCGAAATTCCGGCCGGCAATTCCAAATTCGCATTCTATCATTGGGAGGCACGTCCATGAAAATCGGCTTCTATCCCGGCAGCTTCGATCCGATCACCTTCGGCCACCTCGACATCATCGATCGCGGCGCGAAGCTTTTCGACAAGCTCTACGTGGCGATCTCGCACAATCCGAACAAGAAGACGATGTTTACCGCCGACGAGCGGCTCGCGCTCGTCAAGGACGCCGTCAAGGATTTCCCGAACGTCGAGGTCGTCAAGTCCGACGTCCTTACCGTCCGCCACTGCAAGCAGCTCGGCGCCACGCACATCCTCCGCGGCCTGCGCGCCGTCACCGACTACGACTACGAGTTCCAGCTCACCAACTTCAACCGCCGGCTCGACAACGAAATCGACACCGTCTTCCTGATGACGGAGGGGCAGCATTCCTTCCTTTCATCCTCCTCGGTGCGCGAACTCGCGGCCTTCGACGGCGACGTCTCGCCATTCGTTCCGAAGGCGGTCGTCGAGGCGATCCGGAAGAAACTCGGACAGTCCTCCCTTTGAATCGAAGAAAAAATAAAACGGCGCTCTTCGCAGAGCGTCGTTTTTTGGCATCTGGTCAGTCGAGGACGGGGAAGACGACATACGCGTCGAGCCAGTCGACGAGACGTTCGACCGACTCGAAGGGACGTTCCAGCCGGTCGGGATCGACCTGGGCGACGGCCGCACCGTCGCGGAAGACCGCGACCGTCGGCGTGAAGCGATAGGCGAACGCGGAATTGTCGGCCGGGAAGGCGGCGCCCGCCTCGATCTTGTAGACGACGATCCCGTAGGTCGAGACCATGTCCTCGAGGATCGGCCGGAACGCCTCGCAGGAGAGACACGTCTCCGAGGAGACGACGAGGATGAAGTCGTCCGCCGCCGCGATCTTGGCGGACAGCGCGTCGGCGTCGATCTCGACCCATCCGGTCGCATCGGGTGCGGACTCGGGAATGATGCGTTCGCCCGGGGTGCAGGCGATCAGGAAGAAGGACAGGATCAGAAGGATGGAAAGACGGATCGTTCTCACGATGGATTCGTTCCTTTCTAGAAGATGCCGTAGAGGACCACGCCGAGGACGGCGGCAAGCAGCAGAAGCAGGATCGGCGAGACTTTCCGGAACTTCCGCGAAAGCACGAAGATGACCGTCATGATGACGAGCGCGTAGGCGTCGAAGGCGGAGAAGTCGAAGACGGCGTCGCGGATGTGGAGGGACGGGAAGACACGTTCGAAGGCGAGCGTGAAGGCGACGCCGAAGACGAGGCCGACGACGGCCGGACGAAGGCCGAGGAACGCGGCCTTGAACGTCTTCGTCTCGAGCACCCGGGAACTGAACCGGGCGATCAGGAGGAGGACGAGGAACGACGGCAGGACGACGCCGAGGGTCGTGACGACGGCACCGACGATCCCCCCGGCCTCGGTGCCGATGAAGGTGGCGACGTTGACGGCGAACGGACCGGGGGTGGATTCGCTCACGGCGATGAAGTCGATGAGCGCCTCCTCGGTGATGAAGCCGCCGCCGACCAGTTCGCTGCGGATCAGGGGGATCATCGCGTAGCCGCCGCCGAAGGTGAAGAGGCCGATCTTGAAGAAGATCCAGAAGAGCGAGAGGAGCGTTCCGAGATCAGGCACGGGGTCCGCCTCCCTTCGCCGTCTTGCGCGCCAGCGCGGCGCCGTAGAGGATCCCGGCGGACGCCGCCAGGAGGATGATCCAGATCGCGGAGACGTCCATGAAGACCGAGAACGCGAACGCGCCGACGAGGACGAGACCCGCGAAGACGCTACGGTCGGATTTCTTCGAGAGTTTGAAGACGGCGTTCAGGATGATCACGGCGACCGCCGCCCGGAGGCCGCGGAAGGCGTATTCGACCCAGAGGAGGGCCTTGAATTCGGCATAGAAGAAGGTGATCAGGGTGATCACGGCGAACGACGGCAGGACGACGCCGACGGTCGCGGCGAGCGATCCCCAGAAGCCGGCGATGTGGTAGCCGACGTAGGTGGCGGCGTTGACGGCGATGACGCCGGGGGTCGATTCGGAGATGACGAGCAGCTTCACGACGTCGTCGTCGGTGACCCAGTGCTTGACGTCGACGACCTCGCGCTGCATGATCGGGATCATCGCGTAGCCGCCGCCGAAGGTGAAGGCACCGATCTTCATGAACGTCAGGAACAGCTCCCCGACGGTTTTGGACTTGGACATGGAGACCCTCCTCGGATGGCATGTTCCCATTATATCACGGAAATTTCGACATGGCGTCGATGAAATGCCGCGCGATTTCCGCCCGGGCGATAGGAAAACGCGGATCATTGCGATATAATGGGTTCGTCAGGCGGTGATTTCCATGTACAGTGCCAGCAACCCAACCCGATTCCTCGCGCCCGTTCCGCTCGGCGGCGGCGCCTACGTGTCCACGACCCGGGATCGACAGGCCGGTCGTCCCTCCGCGCTTGCGTTCATCGCCGACGGCGCCGACGTCGCCGTCATCGGGATTCCCCCCGTCGAACCGACGGTCGTCCTCGAGACGATCCGCATCGCCGTGCCCGGGGCCGTGCTGCGCCGGATCGTGATCCTCGAATGGGACGATCGTCTCGTCGACGTCCTGAACGCCTACGCCGCGGTCGCGCCGGAAGCGGTCGTGGTCGGCGACCGCCGCGTCGCCGAAGCGATCTTCGCCGACATTCCGCAACGGATCTTCTCGATCGCAAGCGCCCAGGACACCGTCGCGATGCCCTCCGGCCGCCCGATCGGATTCGTTCCGAGTCCGTTCGTCTTCTCCCCTTCCGCACTGATGGCGTACGACGCCGTCTCACATACCCTCTTTACCAACCGCCTCTTCGAGATCGGCTGGGATCGTCCGATCCCGTCGTCGGTCGAGGAAGCGCTTCCGGCGATGCTCGACTACCACCGCATGTATGCGCCCTCGAGCGAATTCCTCCGCCCCGTCCTGGCCGCCGTCGACAAGCTCGACGTCGCCGTCGCGGTCACCCGCACGGGCATGGTCTTCCGCCACGACGAGATCCGACAGCTGGTCGCGCGACTTTCGACGGCCGAATTCTTCCACGCCCACCGCGCCGCCGGCAAGCCGAGCGACGGCCGTGCCTTCTCGCATAAGACGCTCGCCACGCAGGTGCTCTTCAAGCTCGCCTCCGTCTATGGCGACGACGCCGTCCTCGAGACCTTCGCCGAGGGCGGGATCGGCATCGCGGAGAAGACCTTCGTGATATCGGGCGAGGACGACTACCGCATCTGGCAAAGACTCTTCGACATCGTCTACGCAAAGCGCGGACCGGCCTGGCTCGGTGTCGCCGAACCGCTCGTCGATAAGCTCGTGACGCTATACGGCGTCACCCGTCCGTCGGTCTACGGCTCTGCCGTGATGGCGACCGAACTCAAGGCCACCCAGATCGACCGCGAACGGCAGGAACTCGAGGAGCGCGTCAGGCAGCTCGAGACGCGTCTTTCGGAGACGCTCGACCGGCTGACACGAGACCCGCTATCCGGCGCCTACAACGAACTCTTCCTCCGGCAGTACGTGGCCGGATTCTCGGAACGGCGCGAGGCGGACTTCGACCCGGTCCTGCTCTACGTCGCCCTCGACGACGTCGCCCGTCTCAATCTCCGCTACTCCAAGGATGCGGGCGACGAGGCGATCAAGAACCTTGGCTACCTGATCGACCGCATCCGCTTGCCGGAGGACCTCCATTTCCGCCGCGGCGGACCGGTCTACGTCGTCGCGATCGAACGCGGCGGCATCCCCGCCGCCCAGGAAACGCTGGGCAAGATCCGGGAGGGGACGCGCGACGCCGAGGCGTTCATTGAACCTCTGACGGTCTCCGCCGCCTTCGTCCGGCTCACGGAGACGCCGCGCGACCTCACGGCCGAACGCCTCGCCGAGAAGCTGCTTGCGGTCGGCGACGAGCGCATCCGCTTCGCCCTCGACGGCGGTCCGTCCGCCACCATCGACGAAAACGTCCGCTTCGAATCCGGCAAGACCGCCCGGATCCTCATCGTCGACGACGATCCGACGGCGCTTGCGCTTCTGTCCGGACTGCTCCGGGCGGACAACTACGAGGTCGTCGTCGCCGCCGACGGCGCCGCCGGCCTCGTCGCCTGGAACACGAAGGGTTTCGACTTCGTTGTCTGCGAGCGCAACGTCCCGAAGCTGGACGGTTTCGCCCTGCGCCACGAGGTCTATGCGGGACCGGGGCCGGGACCGCGGATGTTCCTCCTCATGACCTACGCCAAGACGCGTGAAACCGTCATCCGCGCCAACCTCTCGGAGATCGACTTCGTGCTCGAGAAGCCGATCGTCTATGAGGAACTCGCCGGCCTCATCCGCCGCAACATCCGGAAGGCGGGTCCCTGCCGATGACTTCGCTTCCCGCTTCCGTTGCGCTGATCCTCTGGGTGATGTTCGGGATCGTCCTCGCGAGCGTCGTCATCGTCGCCGAGGTCTTCCGGAACAAGCATGCGGCAAGAGTCCGCGCACTCGAGACGGACCGCGCCCGCGAATATCTGCTCGACCGTTACCTGCGCGACGTCGCCGCGCCGAAGGAGTTCCCCCCGGAGACCCTGATCCGCGCCTACGCGATGATCCTGAACGAAATCGTCCTGCCCGCCACCTCCCTGGAGCGGGCGTTTCGCGATTTCACCGATTCCGGCCTGATCGCCCGCTGGATCCGGCGGCTATCCTGCCCGTTTCCGAACCGGCGCAAGGAGGCCGCCGCCCGTCTCGGCCTGTTTCCCGCCGCACCGACCAAGTTCGCGCTCGTCAACCGCCTTCGCGTCGAGCCCCTGGCCCACGTCCGGATCTACCTGATCAACGCGCTCAAGGGACAGATGGACCAGCTCACCCTCGAGATCATCATCCGCAGCGTCGTCGGATCCAAGCGCTTCTACCAGACGCGTGCGGCGCAGGTCATCAAGAACTACATCCTCTCCTCCCGCACGCGCCTCCCCGACCTCTTCAACAGCGACAGCCCGGAGATCAAGGAACTGTTCGTCGAAGTCGCCGAAGGACTTCGCCGTCCGGATTTCCTGGCCGCGCTCGAGGCCGAACTGGCCGCCATCGAACGGCAGAAGGAGGGCGTGGACACGCCCGCATACCGGTCGATGACACCGCCGCGGCTCTCCCGGATCCGCCGGCGCGTGCTGGCCGCGCTCGTCCTCTACGGCCGCGAGTTCGATACGCCCTCGTACCTGCGCGATCCCGATCCCGAGATCGTCAGGATCGCCGTCGCTTCGCTTTCGTCGACGCCGACCTTCGAACGCATCGAACGACTCCTCGACCTCGCCGACGGCCGCATTCCCGAAGACGTCTTGGCCGCCGCGATCCGGAAGATCGTCGATGCCGACCCGACGCACCTGAAACGCTTCGTCGAACTCGTGACGAAGCGTTCCGAAGCGGATGCGCGCCGCGTGCTCGCCCGCATTCTGGCCAACAAGTTCGACTATTTCGTGCTTCGCACCAAGAACGCCCCCGAGGAACTTGCGCTCGTCGTGCGCACGATCGCCGCATGCGGTCTGGACGCAAGCGTGATCCGTTTTCTCAACCTGAACCGCGACGCCGCCGTCGAAGCCGCCTTGCTTCCGCTCGTGAAGCGCGAATGCGACGCGTCCGGCCGTTTTCTCGCGGACGTGACCGAATTCCTTGACGAACCGCTGCTCAGGAAGATCGGATTGCGGCGGCAGAAGACAAAGGCCCCCGCCAAGGACTCGGCGAAGCCGGATCCGGCGAAGAAACGATGGCTTCTTGCGGTCCTTGCGGTCGCGATCCTGTTCTTCCCGCTTTTGTTTCTATTGTTCGATCCCGAGGCCCTGACCGCGGGCGGCATCGCCGCCCTCGCCGTCCGCTACGACGTGTTCGTGAACAAGGCGAGCGTCGTCTACTACCTGACGGCCAACCTCGTCTATCTCGCGCTCGCCGCATTGTCGATCGCCGGCGCGAGTAAGCAGCGTCGTCTCTGGGACATCAAACCCAAGGCGATGCTCTACGAGCGCGGCATGCTCTCCTCGATCTCGGTGATCGCCCCCGCCTACAACGAGGAGGTCACGATCGTCGAGTCGGTCAACAGCCTGCTCAACCTCAAGTACCCCGACTACGAGGTCGTCGTCGTGAACGACGGGTCCAAGGACGGGACGCTCGAGCGTCTGATCGAATACTTCCGGCTCGAACGGAAGAACGTCCCCGTCGGCGAGGCGCTCGCCACCCGTCCGATCCGCGCGGTCTACGCCAACCGCTCGATCCCGAACCTGCTCGTCGTCGACAAGGCCAACGGCGGGAAGGCCGACGCGCTCAACGTCGGGATCAACTTCGCGACCCGCGAGTACGTCTGCGGGATCGACGCCGACAGCCTCCTCGAACCCGATGCGCTCCTCAAGGTGATGTCGACGACGCTCGACCACGACGAGGTCACCTTCGCGCTCGGCGGGAACATCTTCCCGTCGAACGGCTGCGAGGTCGACCGCGGGATCGTCGAAAAGACCGGGCTGTCGAAGAAGTGGCTCCCGCTCGCGCAGACGATCGAGTACCTGCGCGCCTTCACCCTCGGCCGCATCGGCTGGGGAGAACTGAACGGCCTTCTGATCATCTCCGGCGCCTTCGGTCTCTTCGAACGGCGCATCCTCACGGAGGTCGGCGGGTACCTGACGGTCGCGACCTTCCGGAAGGACACCGTCGGCGAGGACATGGAGCTGGTCGTCCGCATCACGCGCCGGGCGATCGAACGGAAGCTTCCGTACCGCATCGGCTTCGTGCACAACGCCGACTGCTTCACCGAGGTGCCGGAACGGATGGGGCCGCTTCTACGGCAGCGCAACCGCTGGCAGCGCGGCCTGCTCGACATCCTGAGCTACCACCGCCGGATGATCCTGAATCCGCGCTACCGGACCGCAGGGACGGCCGCGATGCCCTATTTCCTCTTCTTCGAGACGATCGGGCCGCTCCTCGAGATCCAGACGTACCTCGCGCTCGTCTTCGGATTCGCCTTCGGAATCCTCGCAGTCGAGATCGCGCTCCTCATGTTCACGGTCACGATCGTGCTTGGGATGTTCCTTTCGATGACGGCGCTCCTCGTCGCCGAGAAGCACCTCGTCTACCTCTCCGCGAAGGACACGTGGCGGCTGATCGGACTCGCGGTCGCCGAGAACTTCGGACGCCGCCAGTTCTGGAGCCTGTACCGCGTGCGCGGTTTCTTCGCCGCGTTCCGCGACAACGCCAGCTGGGGCGCGATGGCGCGCGTCGGCTTCAAGAAGTAGGCACCGCCGCGTGAAGGCTCCCGCGGCCGTTTCCGCTTTACAAAGGAGGGCATCCGTATTATAATGATGGATGCATCGCGCCACGACCTGGTAGCTCAGCTGGATAGAGCAACGGCCTTCTAAGCCGTCGGTCAGGAGTTCGAATCTCCTCCGGGTCGCCATCCGCGCCTCCGCCCCCGTTTCCGGGGGCTTTGCATTTTCATCGCCATTGCATTCCGGGCCCCCGATCGTGCATTCCGAACCCCGTCCGCTTGCATGATCGCGCGGTCTCGCCTAGAATGGAACCGTCAAGTCCGGACGAAACGATCCGGGCGGAAAGGACACACCCATGAAGACCATCCTTCGCCCCATCCTCTCGCTCATCGTGCTCGCCTCGCTCGGCGTCGCCCTCGTCGGCTGTTCGGCCGACGGCCTGTCGCAGTTTCTGCTTACGGCGTCGCGGGGCGTCGAGACCGCCGCGTCGCTCGACGACGTCGACGAG
This genomic interval from Candidatus Izemoplasmatales bacterium contains the following:
- a CDS encoding IS110 family transposase: MEGPCIAIDVSKDESHIQGYMTLGEPIGDAASIGHDKEGFTRLEELGKELTMRVGRPPAAVFEATGIYHRGLQSHLESIKMTYYIVNPLLAAKCRKQELRTKKTDVRDCKNLAKVYYTTELRVTTTADENYYRMRQLSRYYEDLLNHLRKCKVGFTEALDVVHPGYRDIFDDPYTATSFALLKVYPHPSTLERRKPETVARILEKQGDHGVVWCFEKAEQAIRHAQSCVSGCKATDVNVDILLGELEQVEAYQKRIAEVLKQIVEQAKTLPEFRLLTSVPGIGENLAARIMAEVGDIKRFARSKQLAAYAGLDPIVYQSGQMDGLHLRISKKGNKRLRCLVYLAARCGLAQRTTNVIRDFYNKKTRQAHPLCAKAASVACAHKLLRIIHGVCVTGTQFR
- a CDS encoding M42 family metallopeptidase is translated as MKKLLYELTMLNGIPANERRVRKYFEEAVRGKAEVSFDNLGSVIATKVGIADGPRIMVAGHMDEIGFIVSEITKEGYVKFIPAGGWWGHVVLGQLFTITTADDRTIHGVTGSKPPHILKDEEKTKVVDLKDVYLDLGVASKEAVLALGIRIGDMITPSIESRDLADPKYILAKALDNRIGIALAIEVLERLQDIPHPNVYYGVGTVQEEVGTRGAGTASYRIGPDIGIALDVTIAHDYPGGSRETELGKGPCLMIYDSSMVGHVDLRQFALAICEELGIPYQLSYLRQGGTDAGKMHVSKVGCPSIAICLASRYIHSHTSIIHADDYENAVKLVVEMVKRLDRKTVDEITYR
- the rsmD gene encoding 16S rRNA (guanine(966)-N(2))-methyltransferase RsmD, translated to MRVIAGEYRRRLLKEADGATTRPTTDKNREMVFNVLGQYFDGGAALDLYAGTGAMGIEALSRGVSTCVFVDRDPVAIRTIDDNLRTLTISRERGTTVRADADVWLRDHGKTRFDLVFLDPPYAQGAVPEAIRAIAEAKMLRPEGILVAETDRTFENPANIAGIALYREIPAGNSKFAFYHWEARP
- the coaD gene encoding pantetheine-phosphate adenylyltransferase, whose product is MKIGFYPGSFDPITFGHLDIIDRGAKLFDKLYVAISHNPNKKTMFTADERLALVKDAVKDFPNVEVVKSDVLTVRHCKQLGATHILRGLRAVTDYDYEFQLTNFNRRLDNEIDTVFLMTEGQHSFLSSSSVRELAAFDGDVSPFVPKAVVEAIRKKLGQSSL
- a CDS encoding chromate transporter, yielding MPDLGTLLSLFWIFFKIGLFTFGGGYAMIPLIRSELVGGGFITEEALIDFIAVSESTPGPFAVNVATFIGTEAGGIVGAVVTTLGVVLPSFLVLLLIARFSSRVLETKTFKAAFLGLRPAVVGLVFGVAFTLAFERVFPSLHIRDAVFDFSAFDAYALVIMTVIFVLSRKFRKVSPILLLLLAAVLGVVLYGIF
- a CDS encoding chromate transporter gives rise to the protein MSKSKTVGELFLTFMKIGAFTFGGGYAMIPIMQREVVDVKHWVTDDDVVKLLVISESTPGVIAVNAATYVGYHIAGFWGSLAATVGVVLPSFAVITLITFFYAEFKALLWVEYAFRGLRAAVAVIILNAVFKLSKKSDRSVFAGLVLVGAFAFSVFMDVSAIWIILLAASAGILYGAALARKTAKGGGPRA
- a CDS encoding response regulator gives rise to the protein MYSASNPTRFLAPVPLGGGAYVSTTRDRQAGRPSALAFIADGADVAVIGIPPVEPTVVLETIRIAVPGAVLRRIVILEWDDRLVDVLNAYAAVAPEAVVVGDRRVAEAIFADIPQRIFSIASAQDTVAMPSGRPIGFVPSPFVFSPSALMAYDAVSHTLFTNRLFEIGWDRPIPSSVEEALPAMLDYHRMYAPSSEFLRPVLAAVDKLDVAVAVTRTGMVFRHDEIRQLVARLSTAEFFHAHRAAGKPSDGRAFSHKTLATQVLFKLASVYGDDAVLETFAEGGIGIAEKTFVISGEDDYRIWQRLFDIVYAKRGPAWLGVAEPLVDKLVTLYGVTRPSVYGSAVMATELKATQIDRERQELEERVRQLETRLSETLDRLTRDPLSGAYNELFLRQYVAGFSERREADFDPVLLYVALDDVARLNLRYSKDAGDEAIKNLGYLIDRIRLPEDLHFRRGGPVYVVAIERGGIPAAQETLGKIREGTRDAEAFIEPLTVSAAFVRLTETPRDLTAERLAEKLLAVGDERIRFALDGGPSATIDENVRFESGKTARILIVDDDPTALALLSGLLRADNYEVVVAADGAAGLVAWNTKGFDFVVCERNVPKLDGFALRHEVYAGPGPGPRMFLLMTYAKTRETVIRANLSEIDFVLEKPIVYEELAGLIRRNIRKAGPCR
- a CDS encoding glycosyltransferase translates to MTSLPASVALILWVMFGIVLASVVIVAEVFRNKHAARVRALETDRAREYLLDRYLRDVAAPKEFPPETLIRAYAMILNEIVLPATSLERAFRDFTDSGLIARWIRRLSCPFPNRRKEAAARLGLFPAAPTKFALVNRLRVEPLAHVRIYLINALKGQMDQLTLEIIIRSVVGSKRFYQTRAAQVIKNYILSSRTRLPDLFNSDSPEIKELFVEVAEGLRRPDFLAALEAELAAIERQKEGVDTPAYRSMTPPRLSRIRRRVLAALVLYGREFDTPSYLRDPDPEIVRIAVASLSSTPTFERIERLLDLADGRIPEDVLAAAIRKIVDADPTHLKRFVELVTKRSEADARRVLARILANKFDYFVLRTKNAPEELALVVRTIAACGLDASVIRFLNLNRDAAVEAALLPLVKRECDASGRFLADVTEFLDEPLLRKIGLRRQKTKAPAKDSAKPDPAKKRWLLAVLAVAILFFPLLFLLFDPEALTAGGIAALAVRYDVFVNKASVVYYLTANLVYLALAALSIAGASKQRRLWDIKPKAMLYERGMLSSISVIAPAYNEEVTIVESVNSLLNLKYPDYEVVVVNDGSKDGTLERLIEYFRLERKNVPVGEALATRPIRAVYANRSIPNLLVVDKANGGKADALNVGINFATREYVCGIDADSLLEPDALLKVMSTTLDHDEVTFALGGNIFPSNGCEVDRGIVEKTGLSKKWLPLAQTIEYLRAFTLGRIGWGELNGLLIISGAFGLFERRILTEVGGYLTVATFRKDTVGEDMELVVRITRRAIERKLPYRIGFVHNADCFTEVPERMGPLLRQRNRWQRGLLDILSYHRRMILNPRYRTAGTAAMPYFLFFETIGPLLEIQTYLALVFGFAFGILAVEIALLMFTVTIVLGMFLSMTALLVAEKHLVYLSAKDTWRLIGLAVAENFGRRQFWSLYRVRGFFAAFRDNASWGAMARVGFKK